One segment of Trichlorobacter ammonificans DNA contains the following:
- the htpX gene encoding zinc metalloprotease HtpX, translating to MNRFKTTVLLSLLTVLLVMMGGALGGQGGMLIAFVMAAVMNFGSYWFSDKIVLRMYNAQEVTRADNPAFYDMIKRLADRAGLPMPKVYIIPDQSPNAFATGRNPEHAAVAATEGILRILSPEELEGVMAHELAHVKNRDILVSTIAATFAGAISMIGSMLQWGAMLGAGRGDDEEGGGIGGLVGSLAMAIIAPIAAMLIQMAVSRSREYLADATGAEICGKPLALAGALAKLQNASQMIPMDDQRPATAHLFIVNPLTGGGLASLFSTHPPMEERIARLRAMR from the coding sequence ATGAACCGATTCAAGACAACCGTGCTGTTAAGCCTTTTGACGGTATTGCTGGTCATGATGGGGGGGGCGCTGGGCGGCCAGGGGGGCATGCTGATCGCCTTCGTGATGGCGGCGGTGATGAATTTCGGCAGTTACTGGTTTTCCGACAAGATCGTGCTGCGCATGTACAATGCCCAGGAGGTGACCCGGGCCGACAACCCGGCCTTCTACGACATGATCAAGCGCCTGGCCGATCGTGCAGGGCTGCCGATGCCCAAGGTCTACATTATTCCGGACCAGTCTCCCAACGCCTTCGCCACCGGCCGTAACCCCGAGCATGCCGCCGTGGCGGCCACGGAGGGAATCCTGCGGATTCTTTCGCCCGAGGAACTGGAAGGGGTGATGGCCCACGAGCTGGCCCACGTCAAGAACCGCGACATTCTGGTCTCCACCATTGCCGCCACCTTTGCCGGCGCCATCTCCATGATCGGCAGCATGCTGCAGTGGGGCGCCATGCTGGGGGCCGGTCGCGGTGACGATGAGGAGGGGGGCGGTATCGGTGGTCTGGTCGGCTCCCTGGCCATGGCGATTATTGCGCCGATCGCCGCCATGCTGATCCAGATGGCGGTTTCCCGCTCGCGGGAGTACCTGGCCGACGCCACCGGCGCTGAAATCTGCGGCAAGCCCCTGGCGCTGGCCGGTGCCCTGGCCAAGCTGCAGAACGCCTCGCAGATGATCCCGATGGACGACCAGCGGCCGGCCACGGCCCACCTCTTTATCGTCAACCCGCTCACTGGCGGCGGCCTGGCGTCGCTGTTCTCCACGCACCCGCCGATGGAAGAGCGGATTGCGCGGTTGCGGGCGATGCGGTAG
- a CDS encoding TMEM165/GDT1 family protein: MESIFVSTFALIFLAELGDKTQLTAMALALRYPWRRIFIGIAAAFVVLNLAAVLVGKVLFLLLPIFWVTLVSALLFLYFGYSTLRHACADADDDAPPPPAASAVRTAFVMIFMAELGDKTQLVTASQAARYSGSLAGMASVFSASTLALWSVSLLGIFAGRQLVRYIPVCWIHRAAGVMFLLFGLLMAIRCFSM, encoded by the coding sequence GTGGAGTCGATCTTTGTCAGTACCTTTGCCCTGATCTTTCTGGCGGAGCTGGGCGACAAGACCCAGCTCACCGCCATGGCCCTGGCGCTGCGCTACCCCTGGCGCCGGATATTCATCGGTATTGCCGCCGCGTTCGTGGTGCTGAACCTGGCGGCGGTGCTGGTGGGGAAGGTCCTTTTTCTGCTCTTGCCGATTTTCTGGGTGACCCTGGTGTCGGCACTGCTGTTTTTGTATTTCGGGTACAGTACGCTGCGGCACGCCTGCGCCGATGCGGATGATGACGCACCGCCGCCACCAGCGGCAAGTGCGGTGCGCACTGCCTTCGTGATGATTTTCATGGCGGAGCTGGGCGACAAGACCCAGCTGGTGACCGCCAGCCAGGCGGCGCGTTATTCCGGCAGCCTTGCCGGCATGGCATCGGTCTTTTCCGCCTCCACCCTGGCGCTGTGGTCGGTGTCGCTGCTGGGCATCTTCGCCGGACGTCAGCTGGTCCGCTACATTCCGGTCTGCTGGATACACCGGGCAGCCGGGGTGATGTTTCTCCTGTTCGGCCTGCTGATGGCCATCAGGTGTTTTTCGATGTAG
- the resB gene encoding cytochrome c biogenesis protein ResB: MSTPSPSPATRLLDALASLRLTMALLLVLALVSIIGTVIPQGELAPEYLASIGGEQGNRYKLYAMLGFFNMYHSWWFVGLLSLLSANLLACSLKRLPAVWRLAFKPDGILSEAVERSATGSHHIPADAACAAGQVEERLRAAWGGFTALEHDGARHLFAQRRPWNRLAAYVVHASIILIFIGAIIGSLFGFKGFVTIPEGDTVSTYQDRRGGERPLGFEIRCDQFTVTYYDAPGGGPSQMPKEFKSILTLTENGTEVPGYKHARVIVNEPLTYRGITFYQSSYGQVGSFSFRVGGAAGAEAATVTVESGHAARLPDGSSLQVLETVPDVAPFIPGLHGPAARVALHPADGTPHRVFVSFAAHPELNRQQAQENGGPLVEYLGGTERPYTGLQVNKDPGVWVVWVGCILMCLALYAGFFMPHQRIWVRITEHGVTVAGHTTRGQEPFRRTLEELVASLTKPDAKEEQSC; this comes from the coding sequence ATGTCCACTCCATCACCTTCACCGGCGACCCGGCTCCTGGATGCCCTGGCGTCGCTGCGTCTTACCATGGCACTGCTCCTGGTCCTTGCCCTGGTGTCGATTATCGGCACCGTCATCCCCCAGGGAGAGCTGGCGCCGGAATATCTCGCCTCCATCGGCGGCGAGCAGGGCAACCGCTACAAACTCTATGCAATGCTCGGCTTTTTCAACATGTACCACTCCTGGTGGTTCGTGGGGCTTTTGTCCCTGTTGTCGGCAAACCTGCTGGCCTGTTCCCTCAAGCGGCTGCCGGCGGTCTGGCGTCTGGCGTTCAAGCCGGACGGCATCCTGAGCGAGGCGGTGGAACGCTCCGCCACCGGCAGCCATCATATTCCCGCCGATGCGGCATGCGCCGCAGGGCAGGTCGAGGAACGTCTGCGTGCCGCCTGGGGCGGGTTCACCGCCCTCGAACATGACGGGGCGCGACATCTTTTCGCCCAGCGCCGTCCCTGGAACAGACTGGCGGCCTACGTGGTGCATGCCAGCATTATTCTTATCTTCATCGGCGCCATCATCGGCAGCCTGTTCGGTTTCAAGGGGTTTGTAACCATCCCCGAGGGAGACACCGTCAGCACCTACCAGGACCGGCGGGGTGGCGAGCGCCCCCTGGGCTTCGAGATCCGCTGCGACCAGTTTACGGTCACCTACTACGACGCCCCCGGCGGCGGTCCCAGCCAGATGCCCAAGGAGTTCAAGAGTATCCTGACCCTGACCGAAAACGGCACCGAAGTGCCCGGTTACAAACATGCCCGGGTGATCGTCAACGAGCCGCTCACCTATCGGGGGATCACCTTCTACCAGTCCAGCTACGGTCAGGTGGGCTCCTTCAGCTTCCGGGTCGGCGGTGCCGCCGGCGCGGAGGCCGCCACGGTGACGGTGGAGAGCGGCCATGCCGCCCGGCTGCCGGACGGCAGCAGCCTGCAGGTGCTGGAAACGGTACCCGATGTCGCCCCCTTCATACCGGGCCTGCACGGTCCTGCCGCCCGGGTCGCCCTGCATCCCGCCGACGGCACTCCCCACCGGGTTTTTGTCTCCTTTGCCGCCCATCCGGAGTTGAACCGGCAACAGGCACAGGAGAACGGCGGTCCGCTGGTTGAGTATCTGGGGGGAACGGAGCGCCCCTATACCGGGCTGCAGGTCAACAAGGACCCCGGCGTCTGGGTGGTCTGGGTCGGCTGCATTCTGATGTGCCTTGCCCTGTATGCCGGGTTCTTCATGCCCCATCAGCGCATCTGGGTGCGCATCACTGAGCACGGTGTCACGGTCGCCGGTCATACAACCAGGGGGCAGGAGCCGTTTCGTCGGACATTGGAGGAACTGGTCGCGAGCCTTACGAAACCGGACGCCAAGGAGGAGCAATCATGCTGA
- the ccsB gene encoding c-type cytochrome biogenesis protein CcsB produces the protein MLSAKLFNITTIFYMASTLAFLGYLAGRNKNVGLGGVVLAWGGFAIHTVATLLRWKESYDIGLGHAPLSNLYESVVFFAWSIVLIFGLIDAKYKYRVIGAFVMPFALLAMAWGQLYLPTDINPLMPALQSNWLLYHVLTCFLGYAGFAVACGVSIMYLIKVRSEEKGTAAAGSIVSQFPPTKVLDELNYKAIMIGFPLLTLGIITGAAWANYAWGTYWSWDPKETWSLIVWFIYAAFLHARFTKGWVGKRAAWLSIIGFLATLFCYLGVNLLLSGLHSYGGL, from the coding sequence ATGCTGAGTGCGAAACTGTTCAACATCACCACCATTTTCTACATGGCCTCCACCCTGGCCTTCCTGGGGTACCTGGCCGGTCGCAATAAAAACGTCGGCCTGGGCGGCGTCGTCCTGGCCTGGGGCGGTTTTGCCATCCACACCGTCGCCACCCTGCTGCGCTGGAAGGAATCCTACGACATCGGCCTGGGACACGCCCCGCTCTCCAACCTCTACGAGTCGGTGGTCTTCTTTGCCTGGAGCATCGTGCTGATTTTCGGGCTGATCGACGCCAAATACAAGTACCGGGTCATCGGCGCCTTTGTCATGCCCTTTGCCCTGCTGGCCATGGCCTGGGGCCAGCTGTATCTTCCCACCGACATCAACCCGCTGATGCCGGCCCTGCAGAGCAACTGGCTGCTCTACCACGTGCTGACCTGCTTTCTGGGCTATGCCGGTTTTGCGGTGGCCTGCGGCGTCTCCATCATGTACCTGATCAAGGTGCGGAGTGAGGAGAAAGGGACGGCGGCAGCCGGCAGCATTGTCTCCCAGTTCCCGCCCACCAAGGTGCTGGATGAGCTGAACTACAAGGCGATCATGATCGGCTTTCCGCTCTTGACCCTGGGGATCATCACCGGCGCGGCCTGGGCCAACTACGCCTGGGGCACCTACTGGAGCTGGGACCCGAAGGAGACCTGGTCCCTGATCGTCTGGTTCATCTACGCTGCGTTCCTGCACGCCCGCTTCACCAAGGGGTGGGTGGGCAAGCGGGCCGCCTGGCTCTCCATCATCGGATTCCTTGCTACCCTGTTCTGCTATCTGGGGGTCAACCTGCTGCTGTCCGGTTTGCACAGCTACGGCGGCCTGTAG
- a CDS encoding TerC family protein, with the protein MSPETIMWVAFGLMVSVVLFIDLGLNRKSHVVSFREAAGWSLLWFTLALLFDLGIWLTMGSQKALEFLTGYLIEQSLSVDNLFVFIMIFTVFGVRGELQARVLKWGILGAIVLRLLFIFIGSALLKEFQWLFYIFGILLLYTAWKMAFGEDEEMEPDKNPLVRCARRMLPMTKKIRGDWFFTRRLGLWVSSPLFMVLLVVESSDVVFALDSIPAIFAITLDPFIVLTSNIFAIMGLRSLFFLLSNLMGMFAYLKFGISFILAFVGLKMILMMTGVHIPIALSLAVIVLTLAAAVVVSVLVRKPEDGELPESV; encoded by the coding sequence ATGTCGCCGGAAACAATTATGTGGGTCGCCTTCGGGTTGATGGTTTCAGTGGTGTTGTTCATTGACCTGGGCCTGAACCGCAAGAGCCATGTCGTCAGCTTTCGGGAAGCCGCCGGCTGGAGTCTGCTCTGGTTCACCCTGGCCCTGCTCTTTGACCTGGGCATCTGGCTGACCATGGGCTCCCAGAAGGCCCTGGAGTTTCTGACCGGCTACCTGATCGAGCAGTCGCTGTCGGTGGACAACCTGTTCGTCTTCATCATGATCTTCACGGTGTTCGGTGTACGGGGAGAACTGCAGGCGCGGGTGCTGAAGTGGGGCATTCTGGGGGCCATCGTGCTGCGGCTTTTGTTCATCTTCATCGGGTCGGCCCTGCTGAAGGAGTTTCAGTGGCTGTTCTACATCTTCGGCATCCTGTTGCTCTACACCGCCTGGAAGATGGCCTTCGGCGAGGACGAGGAAATGGAGCCGGACAAGAATCCGCTGGTGCGTTGTGCCCGCCGTATGCTGCCGATGACGAAAAAGATACGGGGAGACTGGTTCTTTACCCGCCGCCTGGGGTTGTGGGTTTCCAGCCCCCTTTTCATGGTACTGCTGGTGGTGGAAAGCAGCGACGTGGTCTTTGCCCTGGATTCGATTCCGGCCATCTTCGCCATCACCCTGGACCCCTTCATCGTGCTCACCTCCAACATCTTTGCGATCATGGGCCTGCGGTCGCTGTTTTTCCTTTTGTCAAACCTGATGGGGATGTTCGCCTACCTCAAGTTCGGCATCTCTTTCATCCTGGCCTTTGTCGGGCTCAAGATGATCCTGATGATGACCGGCGTTCATATCCCGATCGCCCTCTCCCTGGCGGTGATCGTCCTTACCCTCGCCGCGGCGGTGGTGGTTTCGGTACTTGTTCGCAAGCCGGAGGACGGGGAACTGCCCGAATCAGTCTGA
- the amrA gene encoding AmmeMemoRadiSam system protein A: MTPSEQQQLLRLARETIVARVGGSLLPVVENPSPPLCIRSGCFVTIKRRKQLRGCIGTFVSEQPLWETVREMAVSAATHDPRFRPMQVEELADFQLEISVLSPLRDITSVDEIEVGTHGLYVIQGAAHGVLLPQVAVEQGWDRETFLRQTCRKAGLPEDAWRRSCRMLVFTAEIFGE; the protein is encoded by the coding sequence ATGACCCCATCGGAACAGCAGCAGTTGCTCCGCCTGGCCCGGGAAACCATCGTTGCCCGTGTCGGCGGCTCCCTCCTGCCGGTCGTCGAAAATCCCTCACCCCCCCTGTGCATCAGATCGGGCTGCTTCGTCACCATCAAGCGCAGGAAACAGTTGCGGGGCTGCATCGGCACCTTCGTATCGGAGCAGCCGCTTTGGGAAACAGTGCGGGAGATGGCGGTGTCCGCCGCCACCCACGATCCCCGCTTTCGCCCGATGCAGGTGGAGGAGCTGGCCGACTTCCAGCTGGAAATCTCCGTGCTCTCCCCGCTGCGGGATATCACCTCCGTTGACGAAATCGAGGTGGGAACCCACGGCCTCTACGTTATCCAAGGCGCCGCCCACGGCGTGCTGCTGCCCCAGGTGGCCGTTGAGCAGGGCTGGGACCGGGAAACCTTCCTGCGCCAGACCTGTCGCAAGGCCGGGCTTCCCGAGGATGCCTGGCGCCGCAGCTGCCGGATGCTGGTCTTCACCGCCGAAATTTTCGGGGAATAG
- the def gene encoding peptide deformylase, with protein MAVQSILKYPHPLLKKLAHPVPRLDDEIRTLVQDLVDTMEAGPGSVGVAAPQIGVGLRVCVVDVSQSRHGRDNNHGRLLMVNPEIIEHAGSAVMREGCMSVPDYTGDVERATEITVRFLDGLTGEPREVRATGFEAVAIQHEMDHLDGVLFLDRVINVATGLFRRKNYR; from the coding sequence ATGGCAGTCCAGAGCATTCTGAAATACCCCCATCCGCTGCTGAAAAAGCTGGCCCATCCGGTGCCCCGCCTGGACGACGAGATCAGAACCCTGGTGCAGGATCTGGTGGATACCATGGAGGCCGGCCCCGGCTCCGTGGGGGTTGCTGCGCCGCAGATCGGCGTGGGCTTGCGGGTCTGCGTCGTGGATGTTTCCCAAAGCCGCCACGGCAGGGACAACAATCACGGCAGACTGCTGATGGTCAATCCGGAGATCATCGAACACGCCGGCTCCGCCGTCATGCGGGAGGGGTGCATGAGCGTGCCGGACTATACCGGCGACGTGGAACGGGCAACGGAGATCACCGTCCGCTTCCTGGACGGCCTCACCGGCGAGCCGCGGGAGGTGCGGGCCACCGGGTTCGAGGCGGTGGCGATCCAGCATGAGATGGATCACCTGGACGGGGTGCTGTTTCTGGACCGGGTGATCAATGTGGCCACCGGCCTGTTCAGACGCAAAAACTACCGCTGA
- a CDS encoding glycine cleavage system protein R, translating to MHSNESTYFAVSVVGADRTGIVAGVTEVFYRLGCNIADSSCAMLAGEFAMILIVSHPRPFTKSRLVDELKPACDRLGMTLSVRHLTTGEERRTEAPGEICQITVYGADQPGIVYRVTSALAARKVNIMDLQTKLAGTETEPVYIMLLEAALPDDLAPAEVEGLLAGLKTELKVEIGVRVITPVEL from the coding sequence ATGCATTCGAACGAATCGACCTATTTCGCCGTATCCGTGGTCGGCGCCGACCGTACCGGTATCGTTGCCGGTGTTACCGAGGTCTTCTATCGCCTGGGCTGCAATATCGCCGACTCCAGTTGCGCCATGCTGGCCGGCGAATTCGCCATGATCCTGATCGTCTCCCACCCTCGACCGTTCACCAAGAGCCGCCTGGTGGACGAGCTGAAACCGGCCTGCGACCGGTTGGGTATGACTCTGTCGGTACGTCACCTCACGACAGGCGAGGAGCGGCGCACTGAAGCACCGGGGGAAATCTGTCAGATCACGGTCTACGGCGCCGATCAACCGGGCATCGTCTACCGGGTCACCAGCGCATTGGCAGCCCGCAAGGTCAACATCATGGACCTGCAGACCAAGCTGGCCGGAACCGAGACGGAACCGGTCTACATCATGCTGCTGGAAGCGGCCCTGCCCGACGACCTCGCCCCTGCGGAGGTGGAAGGGCTGCTCGCCGGACTGAAAACGGAACTCAAGGTGGAGATCGGCGTGCGGGTGATCACGCCGGTGGAGCTGTAG
- a CDS encoding DUF2062 domain-containing protein, protein MTRDQLKQRFTAILALDSHPGHIAAGFAVGVFISITPFFGLHTAMAVAAAFLFRLNKLTTITGAWINTPLTVPPVLIACYKLGAWLLGETARPFSVTTLEWDYLKGYAEALMLGSAVIGLAAAAAGYGLCYWLVVRFRRKDPALAELTRETLLTGEDLEQVLEQPDRNRP, encoded by the coding sequence ATGACACGAGATCAACTTAAACAGCGCTTTACCGCCATTCTTGCCCTGGACAGCCATCCCGGCCATATCGCCGCCGGTTTCGCCGTGGGGGTCTTCATCAGCATTACCCCTTTCTTCGGTCTGCACACCGCCATGGCCGTGGCTGCCGCCTTCCTGTTCCGACTCAACAAGCTGACCACCATCACCGGTGCCTGGATCAATACGCCGCTGACCGTGCCGCCGGTGCTGATCGCCTGCTACAAGCTGGGGGCCTGGCTGCTGGGGGAAACGGCCCGTCCCTTCAGCGTCACCACCCTGGAATGGGACTATCTCAAAGGGTACGCCGAGGCCCTCATGCTGGGCAGCGCCGTGATCGGCCTGGCTGCTGCGGCGGCGGGGTACGGACTCTGCTACTGGCTGGTGGTGCGCTTCCGGCGCAAGGATCCCGCCCTGGCCGAGCTGACCCGTGAAACGCTTTTGACCGGTGAAGACCTGGAGCAGGTGCTGGAACAGCCGGACAGGAACCGACCATGA
- the radC gene encoding RadC family protein, whose protein sequence is MSGGGINQWPEEERPREKLLKRGSAALSDAELLALVLRSGDAATGRSAIDLGRTLLARFEGSLRALARAELNELQQVKGLGLAKAASLKAAFVLASRFQARPLVALERFTAPAQVFDYFHHELRDAVKEQFLVLLLDGRNRITRKVAVSEGSLNQSIVHPREVFVPAVRESAAAVIFVHNHPSGDPAPSREDRELTRRLKEAGELLGIRVLDHVIIGDGSYFSFTESGLL, encoded by the coding sequence ATGAGTGGCGGCGGAATTAATCAGTGGCCCGAGGAGGAGCGGCCCCGCGAGAAACTGCTCAAGCGGGGCAGTGCGGCCCTCTCCGATGCCGAATTGCTGGCGCTGGTACTGCGCAGCGGTGATGCGGCAACGGGCCGTTCCGCCATCGATCTGGGGCGCACCCTGCTGGCCCGGTTCGAGGGCAGCCTGCGTGCCCTTGCCCGGGCTGAACTGAACGAACTGCAACAGGTGAAGGGGCTGGGGTTGGCCAAGGCGGCTTCGTTGAAGGCTGCCTTTGTCCTGGCTTCCCGCTTCCAGGCGCGCCCCCTCGTTGCGCTGGAGCGCTTCACCGCTCCGGCACAGGTTTTCGACTACTTTCACCATGAGTTGCGCGACGCGGTGAAGGAACAGTTCCTGGTACTGCTGCTGGACGGCAGGAACCGGATTACCCGCAAGGTAGCGGTGTCCGAGGGGTCCCTCAACCAGAGCATCGTCCATCCCCGGGAGGTCTTTGTCCCGGCGGTGCGGGAGTCAGCGGCGGCAGTCATCTTCGTGCATAACCATCCCTCTGGCGATCCGGCCCCCAGTCGGGAGGACCGGGAGCTCACCCGCCGCCTGAAGGAGGCGGGTGAGCTGCTGGGGATTCGGGTGCTGGATCACGTCATCATCGGTGACGGCAGCTACTTCAGTTTTACGGAGTCGGGACTGTTGTAA
- a CDS encoding GSU3128 family (seleno)protein → MKIRKKLFADFEYEEVLDTKTRELIRVGCAVAVGCPTULKKHAALAKAAGAGSAELKEAMAYGVIAPAGRAKNFVLDLMDDLA, encoded by the coding sequence GTGAAAATCCGCAAGAAACTGTTTGCCGATTTCGAGTACGAAGAGGTGCTGGACACGAAAACCCGTGAGCTGATCCGGGTGGGATGCGCCGTGGCCGTCGGGTGTCCCACCTGACTGAAGAAACACGCAGCCTTGGCAAAGGCTGCCGGCGCCGGGAGCGCCGAACTGAAGGAGGCGATGGCCTACGGGGTGATCGCCCCGGCCGGACGGGCCAAGAATTTTGTGCTGGACCTGATGGATGATCTTGCATAA
- a CDS encoding YggT family protein: MILFANILYALAKIVELADGLLTIYKYILIATVLLSWVNPDPYNPIVNFLYRVTEPVLSRIRRHLPAFGPMDLSPLVAFAAIYVLQIVLLDTLYQYLINYSMLLKLKG; encoded by the coding sequence ATGATCCTTTTCGCCAACATCCTGTATGCGCTGGCCAAGATCGTCGAACTGGCCGATGGCCTGCTGACGATCTACAAGTATATCCTGATCGCCACGGTGCTGCTTTCCTGGGTCAACCCCGATCCCTACAACCCGATCGTCAACTTTCTCTACCGGGTGACCGAGCCGGTGTTGAGCAGAATCCGCCGCCACCTCCCGGCCTTCGGGCCGATGGACCTGTCGCCGCTGGTGGCCTTTGCCGCCATCTACGTGCTGCAGATCGTGCTGCTGGATACCCTGTATCAATACCTGATCAACTACAGCA